The Peromyscus maniculatus bairdii isolate BWxNUB_F1_BW_parent chromosome 3, HU_Pman_BW_mat_3.1, whole genome shotgun sequence genome segment CTAGATCTCTCAGAACCAGAGCTGCTGCAGGTTGCCCCTCTGGGCTCGGCTGGCCTGGCCTGTTTTACAGCTATGCACCTACCCTGATCTCCGGTAACCACACGTGGCCTCTGGAAAGCCAAGTTAATTTTCATTAGTTTTAATTAATGCACGCCCCTCGTTTGGGCCCTCCAGCCCCGTCTCTGGGAGTATATaggggccatctctccaaattCACCTCCAATCTGGAGGTGGCTCCAGTGTCCACTGAAGGATCTCAATGAGTTGATTCTAAAATCCCGGGAAACAACTATCTGTGAAGGATGTGACATGTCTTAATACCATGACACATGAGGGGTTGGGAGATggcatttacacacatatatatatgcacgggcacacacatgtgcacactcatgaacacacacatgcacagcagaTGTATGAAAGTGTAATGGTTAGGCCTGATGGTAAGGGTTGGCTTTTGGCTCAGTGGTGAGCACTTGTCTAGCctttgcaaggccctgggttcagtccccagcagggaaaaataattagaagaacagaaaacaaaacacagaaagaaaaagcaatttcAAACACAAAGGCACTGGTGGCTGCACTAAGTGAAATTAAACCCATCCATCAGATAAGAGCAAAGCAGCTAAAGCTAATTAGATGCTTCACGGGGTCCTTTTCATTGTGTTCAAATTATATCTACAAAGGAAAACTCTAATAAAGACGAGAAAGACAAGGAGCCAGCAGGGGACATACTTGTAATTCTGAAAGAGTCATCCTTAAGAAGGCCTCATGATGATAGATCCTCAAGTGACAAACACTGAacatcaggaggctgaggcaggagggtcctaAGTTCAAGGCTTGCTAGGGCTgcacagtgtgagttccaggccggcctgggCCGTTttgtgagctcctgtctcaaaagggaagTACTCGCCAGTGGTCCTAAATTCAAAACCTAGAACTAAAAAAAGTGACAGTGAAGAAATGGTCAAATAACCTGAAAGGTGTGTTACAGAGACGAAACAGCGAAGTGCTAGCAGAAAATACAAGTTAAATGGTGACATAATCCGCACTCTGCCCGGAGGAAGCAGGGCAGTACCGAATGGTGTGGGTGGGGAGCAAGCACGGTCAGATCCAGGGGTGGGAAACAGGTACAGCCCCTTTTCAAACACGAACTTGGCAGCCCTGATGCCAAAGAAAGTCTCTACTCAGGAGCCTACAATTCCACTCAGCTGTCACCCTGAGAAGGCGCTGGGACAGTCCACACACAGTGTCATGTTTTCAGAGACATGAAGAGGCTGAAGCAACAGGCCAAATAACCTTCAGAGGACCATGCTGGGGTGCACCCCCATGTGACACACGGGAAAGAAGGTCCGTTATCACCGGCAAGCGAGACCTTCAACAGCCAACCACTGACTGGGAGGTCCTAGGTTGAAGTCATCTAGCCCAGGCCACAAGTGATGAGAACCAGGTCAAGTAACAACACCACCTATATTTGTCCTTGTACTCTGCACATACCAACCTTGCATTCTTAGAGTCTGGAAGGAGGTATCATCAGCACCAGCCCTGttttacagatgtggaaaacACATAGTAGGTCCACAGAGAAAAAGACCTGGATGGGCTGGGGTTCAGTCATCAAGAGCTTGCTGTGCAATGATAGGGACtggagtttgatgcccagcactcaAAGCCTAtcgtcccagtgctggggaggtggagccagagcactctggggctcactggccagccagcctgcctaGCTGAATCACTGACTTCCAGGATTAGttagagactccatctcaaaaaggTGGACAATAAAAGACGACACCTGACATCAGCCCCGGTCCCCACATGCATGCACCTCAACaagcaggatctctctctctcacacatgcgcgtgtacacacatgcacacacacaatggagaGGCTCCCACAGTCAACGATGACACATCCTGAACTGTAAGGCTTTTGCTGTGAGGCAGGATACATTGGAGTGTTAAGTGATGATCGATGGAGAAAGAATCTACGAAGGCCAAAGCTGGTTGGTCAAGGAGATTGTTTCCCTGTGCCTTCTGTACCCTACTGGAGGCCTCCACCCATCCACTCTGCTGTAACCCATTACTCCAGCCCGGGCTGAGAGGCAGTCCTGGAGCAGGGCAGTGTGTAGGAGTAGCAAGGCCAATGGAGGACACATGGACTAAGCAGGAGACACTCATCAGTGACCTGTGCACTCTGGCTGTGGCTTACTTGAACAGTGGCAGGGTTGGCTCTTACATGCAGCAGGCTGCAGGTAGGGAATAGGTTACAGGAGCTACTCTCGTGGCAGATGTGAGGGATCTAAGACTCAGCTGCTGAGGGCTATATACCATTCCCTCCCCACCAGGTCCCTCTGTTGTCCCAGTCCATCTGCACTGCTAGGGATGCTCAAAATCATGCCATCCTAGTctcagaggagcagcagggagCAGCGAGGTGTGGCTCAGATGTGGCTGGCCCCCACTGTGCCCCACTACCCTCCTGTGGCCCTTCTGGGAAACTCCCAGGGTGTATGCTTGTAAGCAGCAGGCAGGCTGAGTCACATGCTTTCCAGGTCCACAGCCCCCAGGGAGACCACACCAGGCTGGCGTCTGATGACCCCAAACCCCAGAATCCCCAGGGAAGGAAATGTGAAATCTCAGGTTAAACAAGAGCTGCCAAGGTCCCCTCTGAGGGTGTGCTCGGCCCTCCCCACTTCCCATGCTATTTTTGACCCTGCTAAGAATAGTTTACTTTAAATATCCACCTCTTACCACGGCTTGGCTCTCAGGACCGCCCAGCTGCACCTTCCCTGAGCCCCTCCAGAGCAGCCACTCAAATGGCCCAGTCTACTGTGCTGTCAGCTGCAGCCTACAGACACAAACCTGCCACTGGCTCATTCCAAGACCTTTGTGCTTTCATATCGGCCCTGAACCTGGCACCTGAGGCTGAGCCAGCTACGGGGACACATGGGTGGGCATGATGCATGATGGCTAGGGATttaccacagaaatgtccccactcTGCTATCTAGTCCAGGAACACCTGCCATCTCCACAAATGGCCCTTGGAGGAGCTGGGTCTCCCAGGATTCAAAGCTGCTCTGACCACAGACATGGCGCAGCATCCTGCCTTGACCTTACAAAGACTGCCTGAAACCTCTGCCTCGGTGGGGACGTGCTCAGAGGCTCAAGCGGGGAGGAAGGTGAATTTGCCTCTTGCCTGCTCTGCCTGGGCCCAGGGTTGTGACTACCAAGGCCATGTGGGTCTGTCTTCCATGCATGAAAGGGGACTCACTTGTTGAAGAGATTCAGGCCAATTCGGTAATGTCTCTTACGGATGACATCATTGCTGAAGGCTGGCGAGTCCCAGCTGTTGCGGGTCTCCTTGTGGTAGGTCTGCTTGCTGAGTGTCTGTTCCCGCAGGCTGTCCCGAGACGAGGACTCGGAGCTGCAGTTTATGGTGTCGTTGGAGTTGGATGTGCTGTTGATGCTGTCATTGTCCCCATCTGAGTAGTCAGACTCAGACTTGCTCTGCCGGTTGGCTGAACCATTGATGGCCAGGTGGCTCTCGAGAGGTCTGGGGGGCCGAGGCCGCAACTCAGGCTCCTCCCGGGGGAGGCCTTTGGGGGGGCCACCGTGGGGGCCGTGCTTGGGGCTGCCTTGCTGTCCACCGAGGCTGCGCTCATAGgcactctgcctcttgagtgagcTTCGATCTGAGCGGTCACTGAGTTCCACGGAGCTGTCACTGGGTGGCTCAATGGTGAGCAGGGGAAGGTGCTCCACTCGCAGCCGCGGCTCTGGCCGCTCCAGCGACGGTGTGCTTCGGCAGCTCGTGTCTGTGTCGGCCTTGTCCTCCTTGTGGGCCAAGGCCCAGTAGTCCTGGGCTGTACCCCCAGCCCTTAGCCGCAGGTCCGACTCTGTGCTGGAAGGCCGATCCCCAGCCTGTGAGAGCGGTAGAGGGGGTGACAGCTCTTCCTCATCAATGTAGAGGGTGACGTCACTATACGAGGCTGTCATCTCATCCAGTTTGCGGTGGTCCATGCCATGCAGGCTCTGCTTGGGCTCAGTGTCCCGGGCCCGTGCTGTGTCTGGGGCTGGTACCTCCTCACTGTGTAGGCTGCGGCAGTTGAGGGCATCGTCGATGGACTCGGCCAGGGACTTCACCTGCCGGGAGAACGCATCCTCCAGTTCCGTGATGGCGTCTGCAAAGTCACTGGAGGGTGCTGGAGACTTGAGGGCTGGGTCGCTAAGGTCTCCACATTCTGACGGCACCAGGGCCCCCAGCTGGGAGCCATCATTGGTCACAGAGACTTGCTTGCCCTCAAAGTAGGAGCTGTGCACCTTCTCAGGGCCCTCGAAGGAGAACTGCATCCTCATGTTGGACAGCACAATGCGGCGTGACATGCGGTTCTCCGACATGGAGCTGCGCAGGCGCTCAAAGTTCTTGTTCATTTGGTACTGGCGGAACGCCGTCTGGATGGTGCGAGCTGCATGGCGGGTCACAAGGCGTCCCCCATACTTGCGTTCTAGCATTTCCACCTGGTGGGGTAAGGAGAGGAGAATGTGGGCTCTGTGTGAAGGTACAAAAATAGATATCTACCCTTTTCTATGCTCCATAGGGATGTAACCTGGGATGGTCTCACCACATCCCCAGGTTGCTTGAGATTGCTGGATGATTTCAGTGTCAAAGGGGACAGATAAATGCCAAGATAGGGTAAAGGTGGTGCACACATGTACTGAGAATCCCAATACCTCTGGCCACAGAAGCTATGGGCCCTGGAGGTTTTCTGAAGATATTATCTACAGATGTGACCCCAGAGCTGGGGAACCTGAGGCATGAGCAGGTCAGTACCTAGTCAGAGGGCCTGGCTTGaccttggctctgcctcttatCACCTCTGGCTGAGCCTTGGAACCATGAAGTTCCCCATTTCCTTAACTGTGATGCAGGGCAGCAGTAGGACCCACTTTCTAGTGCTCTGGTGAGCTCACAGTGATGGAAGGCAGGTGCTTGCACAGGCCGGGGACAGCTGGATGAAGACCTCAGCCCCATTCCTAGGTAGCAGATGCAGCTGTGAGGTCTCTGTCCTTGCTATACAGAAGGCTGAGCTGAGGCCTAGCGAAGACTTGGCAAGGCTGGCCCTCCCTCTTAGCTGTATGGCTCCATGAGCTCTGATGGGCATGGTTGTGAGTTGGGAGGGGTGCTGGAGTTGGGAGGGGTACTGGGCAAGCTCTCAGGCACCCCAGCTCAACAGCTCTCAAGAGTGACCCATGGCCTCGTGAAATCTCAGGCCATGCAGTCTGCCCAGCCTGAGGGCTAATCCTGAGTCTGGATCCTGGGTGAGTAGGAAACACACTCAGCTATAGCCTGGTCTGCAGGAATCAGTGATGTGTCTCTGGCTACTGGGGCAGGGCTGTATTTTGCAGGGATGGAGAGGGTTCAGGTTCCCAGGACCAGGAGAAATCCTGACTCCACATGTCTGCACTGTTAGAGCCAGCATCTATCTCATCAGGCACGGCAATGCAAAAGGGAGACACACAGGTTCCGGCCCCGGGGGCAGAGAATGTGTGGGGTTAAAAAGACGCACAGTCTGGTAGGGAACACGAGAGACACTGAGCAAAGCCAGGGCTGTGGCCCAAGCCTGGGAGAGCCAGGAGGCTCTGGGGGGTTCTTTCCCTGCCACCCAGAGATGGCTGTACTGCCACATCAACAAACAAAACTACTACTGGCTGAGTGGTCAAAAAGCTCAGGGTCAGGAAGGGACAAAAGCTGAACCTGGGaagcccccttccttccttcaatccCCTGCCTAAGAAGGCCTTGGCCTGGAATCCCTGCCAAGGGCTTCAGAGATACCAGAGTCACCAAAGCTTATTCCAGGGCCTTCCTTGATGCCCTGGACCTTGGGGACAAGGGTCCATCCTGCTTTCCAAGTCCCCCCCTAAGTCTGTGTGCATTGTGTTGAATGATGGCTCATTAGGAGGGCAGAAATGGGCTCTGTGATGAGTCACCAAGAAAGCCCCTCTCCGCCCCTCCCTAAGTGGGCACTGGTTGGCCCAACTCCATGGTCTCTCACTCCTGAACTCAACCATGGCTATCCTGCCTTATGGTCTGGAAAGTGACACGAGGCCCCATCTATAGCTCTTCTGGGACCCAGGGGAGGGAAAAGCAACTCACATTTGCTACCCATGGGATGCCAGGGACTGgaccacaccctcacacagatctTACTGTACTGAGACGAGGGACTCCGCTACCTCTGCTCTCAGATGACGTAAGGGAAGCTAGTAGCCAGGCTTTACAGCCAGTGGCAGGGAGGCCTGCCCCGGGGCCAGGCCTCACACCCTTATGCGCTTATTGCTGAGGATTATCTCAAAGCAGCGCACGTGAGGAGGATCCAGAGGAATTTTCTTCCACAAAGCACACCTGCCACCACTCAGCGACTTGAGGTCATTCCCTGATCCCCATGCAGGCCGCTGGCTCTcagggatgaggcaggagaaggcGTGGAGGGTTGGATTAAGGAGAATGCAGCTGGTTTCCCACCGGACTCTTTTCACTAGGATGAGACTCCCACCTTCCCCTCACAATTCTCATGAAACCTACCCTCCTCCTACTTTTGCCTTGCTTGCCAGGAAGCTCAGGCGGCATGGCATACTTCATGGCTGCTAATGGTAactcctcttgcctctgtgccAACTCTTCCCTGccaccttttctctctctcatacaccaAGGTCATTCTTGCCCCAAAGCCTTGGCATATACTGTTAGCTCTTCTCCAGGCGGCCAGTTTTCAGGCCAGCCACCGTCATCTGATGCAACCAACTCTCAGAGTCCCTctacttcttctcctcccagaactATGACCCCCAGGGTCTGTGTCATTTCCTGCAGTGACAGTGTCTTAACTGCTGACTTGTTTGTCCATCCACTGTCCAGGAATGTCACTCAGGTGCAGCAGTCTCATCTTGCAGGCAGTCCCTGTCCCATTATCTGGCACCAGGGGAAGGAAATTCAGCTATGGGTGGAATGAAGGTGAACAGCTGCATATTTGTGGCATGTAATCATCCCTACATGCCGCCTCAACCTTGCCCAATTCCATTTCATGGTCCTGTGCAGATGACTTTTACAACGAACTCTTCAGGGatcactgtggatctctgcacagCTGAGAAACTCGGTAGAGGCTGTTCCGCCTGCTGCTGGCCTGGCAAAGGCATCAAGGCCCACAGCTGTGGGGGAAGAGCTGCTACTAGGCCTCGTGTGGGTCTCAACTAACAAGAAGGATAAAGCATGTGTGTAGAGGGGCAGGGCGATCCTATGTCACAGAGCATCACCCCAGGTATGAGAGGTCAAGACTGAGGGCTGTCTGCCGAGGGAGAAGATCCACCCTGAGTGCACCCCACCATGCCCTCAGGACTGAGGCCCGTGGAGAACAAACAGAACAAAGTGGCCAGCACATATGGACGGGAGGGAGATCACATCTGTGGACTCTGGGAAGGGGTCCTGGTGTCAGTCCATGGCTGAGGGACTGCCAGGGAGACATGGGAGCCTGCCCAAAGCCCAGAGCTATGGAATGCCAGCCAGATGCTCTGCTTGTCCCTACACATCCACACAGCTCAGAGATCTCCTGAAACCTGGCATTGctcagagacacacacagcagGCATTCACTCCCACACCAGTTCTCTGCTAGGCACTGAACTGTGAGGATCTCCTCTGCTCACAGCGACCCCAAAAGTGCACCAGGCCACCGAACCCTGGGTTTGAGGCCCAAGGAAGAGCTGCAGCATTCAATAGAGACTTCCTCTAGAGACTGTGGAGCCACAAGCCATAGAGGGATATAATAAGTAGCCTTCCTCCATCAGGCCTTTCTTGGGCCCTAAGGACCTCCATGGCTACCTTGGCAACCTGTGGCCTGGTGGTGCTGGGCCACGACACTCAGACACCCAACATAGGCCCCAGGTCCTAGCAGTGAGGGATATGGAAACCTACAAAGGCAACATTTGAAGAGGAGTCTCTAAGTCCCCAGAAAGGATGTCAGTAATGTAAATCCCTTCCCACATTTCAGCAGAGCTGGGCTGGGAAAGGCTCTGCGAGAAGTGCAGGCAGGGCTCCTCTCATCCTCAGATGTGCACCCCAGCTGGTATCTGGAACCCATCACAAAGAGCATCTGGCAGCTGAGGCCTTGTGTCACTTGGGAGGCCATGCATTGTGGGCAGGGGCCCCTGCCACCTACCTGCTTGTCTTGCAGATCTGAAGAGAGCTCATAGCTCTCAGACAGTGACCGAGAGCGCTTGATGGCCTCCTCCTCAGCCTGCTTGCGCAGGACGGAGGTCGAGTGCTGCAACCGGGGCCTCCGTGTGCGCTGTTGTGGTCCTGGCCCTGCGTACAGCCCATAGGCACCCACTGATGTGTGCTCGTAgtggtctgggctcaggctggaacCAGGTACCAGGGGACCCTGGTGGTAGGCCGAGGGGCTGTCCAGCGATGTGCCAGTCTCGCTGCTGGGGGCCTCCCCCTCAACactgcagaggagagagaggagagacacacGTTAAACAGAAGAGCAGAACTTGGAGAGTAGGACAAGGAGGGGTGCCCCCAGGGAGCAGGGGCCCTGCAGAGCCGCCCCCTGCTCTGCATCTTCCTGGAGCTTCTGAACGACGTCCATGTTCTAACATCTGGCACACTGTTCTGATGGCTTCCCAACCAAGCATCAGCCCTCCCAAGACAGAGGTTTTGACCCACTATGGTGCTGATGGCCCCAGTGCTTAGAACAGAGCCTGGCCTGTGCTAGGTACTCACTGTGTTTTGAAAAACTAAGATCACTACCTCTCCTGCCACCTGAATTAAATGTAGGGCTGGTTTTATACCCCCATGTCCCCATGACTGTATTTGGAAACAGactattaaaaatcatttttctttctcttatatgtgtaagtgtatgtctgcatgtatatatgtatctgtgcttacagaggtcagaagaatgtccatctcctggaactagagttatagacagttgtgagccaccatgtggggtgctgggaactgaacccaggtcctctgttaagagcaagtgcttttaacagctgagctatctctctagctccctggAAACAGGATCATCAAAATGAAAGCCATCAGGGTGGATTCTAGTATAACTGAACTGGTATCCTTCTAAGAAGGGGAATGCAGGATACAACTGTATGGAGGAAGACTGTGAACACACAAGGAGATGGCGGCACACCAAACAGAGAGGCTCAGGAGAAGACAGCCAGGCCACACCTCCATTGCAGACTGGCAGCCTCCAGAGCTTGCAGATAATGAAGGCCTGTGGGTGAGGTCCACCTCTGGTATTTGTCATGGCAGGCTTAGAAGCAAACACAATGTTTCAcaaatgctttaaattttaacattCTCTGCAAGGAGGAACCATAGCTCCCTGTACAGGTGAGGACAGTGAGGCCCATGTAAACCCTGTCCCCGGTACCGCAGGCAGGAAATGGTTCCCTTCCACCTCACTGCCTTTTGCTCCACAGAGTTCCTTCATGCCAAGCAGGAGCAAGGCCAATTAGTGGGGACAGCGGGACTGGCTGTTGACTCATCCCAGCCCTGGGCCTGGAACATTCTATTCTGCACAGACACTCGTTTCCTCTACAGTCGCTTTTCAGTGAGGGATGGGAGAAGGAGACACTGACTTGAAGAGTCTCTAACACAAGCCCTCATCCTTTGCCAGGCTCCCTGTCCCTGTGCCACCAGACACTCGGGCGCTGGCAGGAACTTTAAAAGGCCTGTGATCCCTGGGGCAGGGCGGAGGGTCTGTAGAATgggcacagagagaaaagagcGAGGGCCCCACCCAGGCTGCAGTCCTTTCCAAAACGTCCCCTCTTCAGACCAATGAGGAACGTCCTGCGCTAAGCAGCCTGGCAGACAGGCTGCCCCTGCCCAGTTCTGCTAGAgtcctgttgtttgtttgttctccaGGGATAGAACACAGACTCCAGGGGGTCCCCAGGGTGGGGCCCGTGGAAGGGAGCCTGAAGCAGGCGGGGCCAAGGCTGCCTGCTCTTGGACTTGGACCACTCTGCACCAGGGACAGACGCAAATCTCAGCGCCTGCTTTCTGGCCTATGGCTCAGAAACAGGGTTCCGAGACAGCaactgcctctggcctccagggacagGCCACAGAACCTCCCGCCCTGCCCCAGTGGCTAAGGCATGGCAGTACTTCTCTGAGGACCTGGATGAGGAGCTGGGAGACATGCTTTGCCTGGCTCCGTCTATAGTTTTCCTTTCAGTAGTATTAGTAACTTAGTCCAGGAACCACCACCCTTCAAGGCTCTTTGGGTATCACAGAGCCTCCTGACCCCATGTTGCCCCTGTACCTCCACCAGTGTCCTTTGGgcccagtgggggtggggtggggaggaaatgtTAGATCTGAAAATTCTCTCACTGTCTGCTGAAACTTGGACAGCACTTTCCATTAAATGCTCAGAACGTCAACCAGCTGTCATGAGAAAGAAGGAATAGGGCCACCCGGGGTACAGAACAGCAGCCTCCACTGGGAAAGCCCACCCGGGCTCTCGGACACCAAAGCTGGGCCCCACTTCACTCAGGTGGGTCTGCACATACTGAGACGTATGTCCCTCAAATGAATGCACGTTCTGGTCAGGGGCTGGATCTGTGTGTACTGAACTGGGGGAAATACAGCCTGTGTCTTTTGTAGGGGATTTCAAACCAGCTGAGCCCTGAATCAGAAGGTGGAGAAGACAGCAGTCACCACCATCCCTGAAGCAGAGCCCGAAGCTCCTTGGTGGTCGACAGGCTGCACAGAACCACAAGGAGCTCAGGCAGAGGAGAGTGGGCTTGGCCTGGCCCGGGGTGCTGTCTCTGTCCCTCAAGCCCAGGGTGGACAGGCAGTGGCCAGAGGGATTCAGGTGTTTCTTGTCTGGCCCGAGAACAGCTTCAAGGGCAGGGCATTCATTGTTCCTGGCCATGGGTAGAGAGCAGGGCCTAAGCTGCCTGCAAGCCTGGGAGATCCAGTTGACCCAGTAGGCCTCAGCTTAGGGCAAAGGCGCTAAGGACAGAGATTTATCCCAGCTGGCTTTGTCTCCATGGATGAGACATCAAAGTGGGTGTCTGCCCAGAAGAGAACTTTGGGATGGGACTAGGATGAAAGAGGTCAGGGACAGACAGGAGCTTTCTGGAGCTGTGTTACTGCTCTGGGCAGTTTTGGGGCCAATAGGTTTGGGAGAGAAGGCCAGGTCTCTCCAGAGCTTCTCCTATGAGGTCATCAAAAGACAGCTCATCAGTGCCTCCTCCAGAGCCAACCCAGCCTCGTTAGGCTGAGGTCACCTGCTAAGTCTATATGAATGGAGCTGTGTGGTGGGATGGGCTTTCCACAgtccagaaaaacacactcaggaccagaaagatggttcagcaggtaaaggtgcttgctgccaaagcggacaccctgagtttgatccccaggacccatatggtggaagaagagCCTAGTCTCCTTTAAGTTGTCTGGATCTCCAACACATGCTGTGGTATGCAAGCAAGCAGGCACGCatgcatgaaaataaatgtaatgtaattaagaaaaagcctgctCTACTCCCCTCCACCACCATAAGAAAAAGAATGAACGACTTCACGGGGCTCTGCTGCACAAGTGAGGACAAAGCCAGGACCTTCCCCATGTGCCTCAAGGACCTGTCGTGACAGTGTCAGACACCAACAGAGGCTTTTCTTTATTGGAGCGTTTCTGATTTGAGGGGGCAAAGGTGACCTTTCTAAGCAGAAAGGCCCGGCTGCCAAGCCACTGTGCAAAGGCACTCTTAGGCCCACTGCTAGGACAGGCATGGACCAGTCTACTTTGATGGAACCTGGACATCCAGGGAAGGACCCAGGGTGACTTTTCTCTGTGGGGTCCTCCCAGAGCTTCTTCACGAGGTTGATTCCACTCCACCACGCGTTctttggggaggggggctgcAAGACCTGTCCCCTGTTGTAAAACAGCCGCAGAGGCTCACAGTGTCCTGAGGTACAGCAGTCTGCACTGAGATTTTTACGGTGCGGTGAGTCTGTGGGAGAGCCAACACCTCGGCTTACAGTATTTCCACTTAGAATATACTTCCTAGGACATCGCCATGCTGTAAGTGGAGGAGGGTTCTTCAGGTTAAGTCTCCATCCAGGACTCTGGGTTGGCAACAGCCACACCGGCTCTACATCCTGACctggcacttcctccagcctcctgagCCCTGGTTCTATTTCTTACCCTCCCTCCATCCCAGGTTCAGGTCTCTGGGGAAATTTCTCCCTAAATCCAGGTCCGTCAGACAGGATTGAACACCCCAATGTATGTCTTCAACGATACCCCTCAATCTACCGTGACTCTTCCTGACTCCTAGAGTACAGGCAGATCAAGGAATGGGATGAGACATGAATTCCACATCCCTGACAGTTCCTAACTGTTCagtttctagaatgttctatgGCAGTTAGGTGGCTGCTGCCTGTCACGTGTCTCAGATCTTCCTGGTTCAACAATCCTTCTTCTCGGCACATGCTAAGCCAAGAAGACCAACTCACAAAGGGGTAGATGCAAGGATTTTCTCACACCTGTGGCCTCTAAGCATGCAAGACTAGTAGAAATAAATCTAGATGCCCACCTAAAAGGGACTGACTGCAATTACTTGTATGCCCACACAAGGGAAGTAATGTCAAGATGCGGAAGATCTGACCTGACAGCTGTTCTTGTGAAGAGACCTGGAGATGTTTCAGCTGACTGTAAGATTGATGTGACCTGATGCCGTCACACAGCTAAGGAGGCCCGGCGCCGTGCTCGACAGAAAGCCAGGAGCAAAAATAGCCCTAGTGCAGCTGTCAGATCACAGCAGAAGCCTCTGCGTCCTGGAGCTAGGCTAGAGGTGGCAGACCTTTCATTTTCCCCTCACCAGCCCCTGCAGACATTGCTAATCTATCACTGACTCCCTCCTGCTGATCTTGGGTGGAGCTTCAGCAGGGTTCCACATAGATTCCCTACATCTGATCCTAGCTGGCATAAGAGACAGACCCTGTGGGTCAGACCCAAATTACTGCAAGCTGGGTCAGCTGAGCAAGCTAGGCCAGAAGCAG includes the following:
- the Iqsec1 gene encoding IQ motif and SEC7 domain-containing protein 1 isoform X12 — encoded protein: MKGDGGAVWGLMWKYCISVRTLSVEGEAPSSETGTSLDSPSAYHQGPLVPGSSLSPDHYEHTSVGAYGLYAGPGPQQRTRRPRLQHSTSVLRKQAEEEAIKRSRSLSESYELSSDLQDKQVEMLERKYGGRLVTRHAARTIQTAFRQYQMNKNFERLRSSMSENRMSRRIVLSNMRMQFSFEGPEKVHSSYFEGKQVSVTNDGSQLGALVPSECGDLSDPALKSPAPSSDFADAITELEDAFSRQVKSLAESIDDALNCRSLHSEEVPAPDTARARDTEPKQSLHGMDHRKLDEMTASYSDVTLYIDEEELSPPLPLSQAGDRPSSTESDLRLRAGGTAQDYWALAHKEDKADTDTSCRSTPSLERPEPRLRVEHLPLLTIEPPSDSSVELSDRSDRSSLKRQSAYERSLGGQQGSPKHGPHGGPPKGLPREEPELRPRPPRPLESHLAINGSANRQSKSESDYSDGDNDSINSTSNSNDTINCSSESSSRDSLREQTLSKQTYHKETRNSWDSPAFSNDVIRKRHYRIGLNLFNKKPEKGIQYLIERGFVPDTPVGVAHFLLQRKGLSRQMIGEFLGNRQKQFNRDVLDCVVDEMDFSAMELDEALRKFQAHIRVQGEAQKVERLIEAFSQRYCVCNPGVVRQFRNPDTIFILAFAIILLNTDMYSPNVKPERKMKLEDFVKNLRGVDDGEDIPRETLIGIYERIRKRELKTNEDHVSQVQKVEKLIVGKKPIGSLHHGLGCVLSLPHRRLVCYCRLFEVPDPNKPQKLGLHQREIFLFNDLLVVTKIFQKKKNSVTYSFRQSFSLYGMQVLLFENQYYPNGIRLTSAVPGADIKVLINFNAPNPQDRKKFTDDLRESVAEVQEMEKHRIESELEKQKGVVRPSMSQCSSLKKESGNGTLSRACLDDSYASGEGLKRSALSSSLRDLSEAGKRGRRSSAGSLESNVEFQPFQPPQPPVLCS
- the Iqsec1 gene encoding IQ motif and SEC7 domain-containing protein 1 isoform X7, with amino-acid sequence MWCLHCNSERTQSLLELELDSGVEGEAPSSETGTSLDSPSAYHQGPLVPGSSLSPDHYEHTSVGAYGLYAGPGPQQRTRRPRLQHSTSVLRKQAEEEAIKRSRSLSESYELSSDLQDKQVEMLERKYGGRLVTRHAARTIQTAFRQYQMNKNFERLRSSMSENRMSRRIVLSNMRMQFSFEGPEKVHSSYFEGKQVSVTNDGSQLGALVPSECGDLSDPALKSPAPSSDFADAITELEDAFSRQVKSLAESIDDALNCRSLHSEEVPAPDTARARDTEPKQSLHGMDHRKLDEMTASYSDVTLYIDEEELSPPLPLSQAGDRPSSTESDLRLRAGGTAQDYWALAHKEDKADTDTSCRSTPSLERPEPRLRVEHLPLLTIEPPSDSSVELSDRSDRSSLKRQSAYERSLGGQQGSPKHGPHGGPPKGLPREEPELRPRPPRPLESHLAINGSANRQSKSESDYSDGDNDSINSTSNSNDTINCSSESSSRDSLREQTLSKQTYHKETRNSWDSPAFSNDVIRKRHYRIGLNLFNKKPEKGIQYLIERGFVPDTPVGVAHFLLQRKGLSRQMIGEFLGNRQKQFNRDVLDCVVDEMDFSAMELDEALRKFQAHIRVQGEAQKVERLIEAFSQRYCVCNPGVVRQFRNPDTIFILAFAIILLNTDMYSPNVKPERKMKLEDFVKNLRGVDDGEDIPRETLIGIYERIRKRELKTNEDHVSQVQKVEKLIVGKKPIGSLHHGLGCVLSLPHRRLVCYCRLFEVPDPNKPQKLGLHQREIFLFNDLLVVTKIFQKKKNSVTYSFRQSFSLYGMQVLLFENQYYPNGIRLTSAVPGADIKVLINFNAPNPQDRKKFTDDLRESVAEVQEMEKHRIESELEKQKGVVRPSMSQCSSLKKESGNGTLSRACLDDSYASGEGLKRSALSSSLRDLSEAVRI